One genomic region from Macrobrachium rosenbergii isolate ZJJX-2024 chromosome 1, ASM4041242v1, whole genome shotgun sequence encodes:
- the Nt5b gene encoding cytosolic purine 5'-nucleotidase isoform X1, whose protein sequence is MMNGHHSLDIIESGRVLQNGHFHHDGGEAYVDVSPVTNGHRWGHRPRQVSETSEIEDINAFVADTQVPVMPHKRTIGHRVFVNRSLHLEKIRFFGFDMDYTLAEYKSPQYETLGFNLLKERLIMIGYPEEIKEFEYDPTFPTRGLWFDRVYGNLLKVDGFGNILVCVHGFKFLKPSEVYELYPNKFIQLDESRIYVMNTLFNLPEIYMIACLIDFFSNSPQYVKLPEGIKSGDLYMSFKSIFQDIRGAVDWVHMKGDLKKKTVEEVDKYVHKDERLPLLLDRMRDSGAKVFLLTNSEYWYTNAIMEFLLSFPDKNGEVRDWKTYFDFIGVDACKPVYFSDGTIMRQVDCDTGALKLGTHTGKLRKGQVYSGGSCDVFTELMGAKGKDVLYVGDHIFGDILKSKKIRGWRTFLVVPELVQELHVWTEKCSLFTKLQTLDVMLGDLYKNLDSSTNERPDLSKVRSAIKEVTHEMDLSYGMLGSVFRSGSRQTHFSTQVSRYADVYASTLLNLIYYPFSYMFRAPAMLMPHESTVAHEQRFQVGDGPISTRSRASSVQGDTLENLQSKRPKVRVLERTQSLVPHARAETPKRVTHHHDEDDSEEESDKSS, encoded by the exons ATGATGAACGGTCACCATAGCCTCGACATCATCGAAAGCGGCCGTGTTCTCCAGAACGGGCACTTCCACCACGACGGCGGAGAGGCTTACGTGGACGTCAGCCCCGTGACCAACGGGCATCGCTGGGGGCATAGGCCTAGGCAGGTGTCGGAGACGAGCGAGATCGAGGACATCAACGCTTTCGTAGCAGACACGCAGGTTCCCGTCATGCCTCACAAGAGGACCATCGGACACAG ggtGTTCGTCAACCGTAGCTTGCACTTGGAAAAGATCCGCTTCTTCGGTTTTGACATGGACTATACACTAGCAG AGTACAAATCTCCCCAGTACGAGACACTCGGATTCAACCTGCTGAAAGAGCGTCTCATCATGATTGGTTATCCCGAAGAAATCAAGGAATTCGAATATGATCCCACGTTCCCCACAAG AGGTCTGTGGTTTGACCGTGTCTACGGAAACTTGCTCAAAGTGGATGGCTTCGGCAATATTCTTGTTTGCGTTCACGGGTTCAAGTTCCTAAAACC ATCTGAAGTCTATGAGCTTTACCCAAACAAATTCATTCAGCTGGACGAATCCAGAATCTATGTGATGAACACCCTCTTCAACCTGCCGGAGATTTACATGATTGCCTGCCTCATAGACTTCTTCAGCAACTCTCCTCAGTATGTTAAGCTTCCAGAAGGAATCAAGTCAGGGGATCTGTACATGAGCTTCAAGAGCATATTCCAGGACATCAGAGGAGCTGTGGATTGGGTTCACATGAag ggagatttaaaaaagaaaacagtcgaAGAGGTTGACAAGTACGTCCACAAAGACGAGCGCCTGCCTCTGTTGTTGGACCGAATGAGGGATTCTGGGGCGAAGGTGTTCCTCCTCACAAACTCTGAATACTGGTACACAAATGCCATCATGGAGTTCCTACTTAGTTTCCCTGATAAG AATGGAGAAGTGAGAGACTGGAAAACCTACTTTGACTTCATTGGTGTAGATGCCTGTAAGCCAGTGTACTTTAGTGATGGAACTATCATGAGACAAGTTGACTGTGACACCGGCGCCCTCAAGCTTGGCACTCACACAGGAAAGCTCAGGAAAGGACAAGTCTATTCTGGAG GAAGTTGTGATGTCTTTACTGAACTGATGGGTGCCAAGGGAAAGGATGTCTTATATGTTGGAGATCACATTTTTGGTGACATTTTAAAGAGCAAGAAGATCAGAGGGTGGCGTACTTTCCTAGTAGTACCAGAATTGGTTCAAGAACTTCACGTATGGACCGAGAAGTGTTCCTTGTTCACCAAACTACAGACTTTAGATGTCATGCTGGGAGATCTATACAA GAACCTAGACTCAAGTACCAATGAAAGACCAGACTTGAGCAAAGTCAGAAGTGCTATAAAGGAAGTTACTCATGAGATGGATTTGAGCTATGGCATGCTTGGTTCAGTATTCAGATCAGGATCAAGACAAACTCACTTTTCTACACAG GTTTCAAGATATGCTGATGTGTATGCATCTACATTATTGAATTTAATCTATTACCCCTTCAGTTACATGTTCCGTGCCCCAGCTATGCTT ATGCCTCATGAGTCTACTGTGGCACATGAGCAACGCTTCCAGGTTGGCGATGGTCCTATTTCCACACGTTCCCGAGCTTCCAGTGTTCAAGGAGATACTTTAGAGAATCTACAGTCGAAGAGGCCTAAGGTTAGA GTTCTAGAGAGAACTCAGTCATTGGTGCCTCATGCAAGGGCAGAAACCCCAAAGAGAGTAACTCATCATCACGATGAAGATGACTCAGAAGAAGAGAGTGACAAGTCTTCCTAA
- the Nt5b gene encoding cytosolic purine 5'-nucleotidase isoform X2, with protein sequence MMNGHHSLDIIESGRVLQNGHFHHDGGEAYVDVSPVTNGHRWGHRPRQVSETSEIEDINAFVADTQVPVMPHKRTIGHRVFVNRSLHLEKIRFFGFDMDYTLAEYKSPQYETLGFNLLKERLIMIGYPEEIKEFEYDPTFPTRGLWFDRVYGNLLKVDGFGNILVCVHGFKFLKPSEVYELYPNKFIQLDESRIYVMNTLFNLPEIYMIACLIDFFSNSPQYVKLPEGIKSGDLYMSFKSIFQDIRGAVDWVHMKGDLKKKTVEEVDKYVHKDERLPLLLDRMRDSGAKVFLLTNSEYWYTNAIMEFLLSFPDKNGEVRDWKTYFDFIGVDACKPVYFSDGTIMRQVDCDTGALKLGTHTGKLRKGQVYSGGSCDVFTELMGAKGKDVLYVGDHIFGDILKSKKIRGWRTFLVVPELVQELHVWTEKCSLFTKLQTLDVMLGDLYKNLDSSTNERPDLSKVRSAIKEVTHEMDLSYGMLGSVFRSGSRQTHFSTQVSRYADVYASTLLNLIYYPFSYMFRAPAMLMPHESTVAHEQRFQVGDGPISTRSRASSVQGDTLENLQSKRPKVLERTQSLVPHARAETPKRVTHHHDEDDSEEESDKSS encoded by the exons ATGATGAACGGTCACCATAGCCTCGACATCATCGAAAGCGGCCGTGTTCTCCAGAACGGGCACTTCCACCACGACGGCGGAGAGGCTTACGTGGACGTCAGCCCCGTGACCAACGGGCATCGCTGGGGGCATAGGCCTAGGCAGGTGTCGGAGACGAGCGAGATCGAGGACATCAACGCTTTCGTAGCAGACACGCAGGTTCCCGTCATGCCTCACAAGAGGACCATCGGACACAG ggtGTTCGTCAACCGTAGCTTGCACTTGGAAAAGATCCGCTTCTTCGGTTTTGACATGGACTATACACTAGCAG AGTACAAATCTCCCCAGTACGAGACACTCGGATTCAACCTGCTGAAAGAGCGTCTCATCATGATTGGTTATCCCGAAGAAATCAAGGAATTCGAATATGATCCCACGTTCCCCACAAG AGGTCTGTGGTTTGACCGTGTCTACGGAAACTTGCTCAAAGTGGATGGCTTCGGCAATATTCTTGTTTGCGTTCACGGGTTCAAGTTCCTAAAACC ATCTGAAGTCTATGAGCTTTACCCAAACAAATTCATTCAGCTGGACGAATCCAGAATCTATGTGATGAACACCCTCTTCAACCTGCCGGAGATTTACATGATTGCCTGCCTCATAGACTTCTTCAGCAACTCTCCTCAGTATGTTAAGCTTCCAGAAGGAATCAAGTCAGGGGATCTGTACATGAGCTTCAAGAGCATATTCCAGGACATCAGAGGAGCTGTGGATTGGGTTCACATGAag ggagatttaaaaaagaaaacagtcgaAGAGGTTGACAAGTACGTCCACAAAGACGAGCGCCTGCCTCTGTTGTTGGACCGAATGAGGGATTCTGGGGCGAAGGTGTTCCTCCTCACAAACTCTGAATACTGGTACACAAATGCCATCATGGAGTTCCTACTTAGTTTCCCTGATAAG AATGGAGAAGTGAGAGACTGGAAAACCTACTTTGACTTCATTGGTGTAGATGCCTGTAAGCCAGTGTACTTTAGTGATGGAACTATCATGAGACAAGTTGACTGTGACACCGGCGCCCTCAAGCTTGGCACTCACACAGGAAAGCTCAGGAAAGGACAAGTCTATTCTGGAG GAAGTTGTGATGTCTTTACTGAACTGATGGGTGCCAAGGGAAAGGATGTCTTATATGTTGGAGATCACATTTTTGGTGACATTTTAAAGAGCAAGAAGATCAGAGGGTGGCGTACTTTCCTAGTAGTACCAGAATTGGTTCAAGAACTTCACGTATGGACCGAGAAGTGTTCCTTGTTCACCAAACTACAGACTTTAGATGTCATGCTGGGAGATCTATACAA GAACCTAGACTCAAGTACCAATGAAAGACCAGACTTGAGCAAAGTCAGAAGTGCTATAAAGGAAGTTACTCATGAGATGGATTTGAGCTATGGCATGCTTGGTTCAGTATTCAGATCAGGATCAAGACAAACTCACTTTTCTACACAG GTTTCAAGATATGCTGATGTGTATGCATCTACATTATTGAATTTAATCTATTACCCCTTCAGTTACATGTTCCGTGCCCCAGCTATGCTT ATGCCTCATGAGTCTACTGTGGCACATGAGCAACGCTTCCAGGTTGGCGATGGTCCTATTTCCACACGTTCCCGAGCTTCCAGTGTTCAAGGAGATACTTTAGAGAATCTACAGTCGAAGAGGCCTAAG GTTCTAGAGAGAACTCAGTCATTGGTGCCTCATGCAAGGGCAGAAACCCCAAAGAGAGTAACTCATCATCACGATGAAGATGACTCAGAAGAAGAGAGTGACAAGTCTTCCTAA
- the Nt5b gene encoding cytosolic purine 5'-nucleotidase isoform X4, producing the protein MESMETSNNYSLKRTRSMEESDVVTPLEPLTPSSCGGGISASSSSEFTKKYYREVPHRVFVNRSLHLEKIRFFGFDMDYTLAEYKSPQYETLGFNLLKERLIMIGYPEEIKEFEYDPTFPTRGLWFDRVYGNLLKVDGFGNILVCVHGFKFLKPSEVYELYPNKFIQLDESRIYVMNTLFNLPEIYMIACLIDFFSNSPQYVKLPEGIKSGDLYMSFKSIFQDIRGAVDWVHMKGDLKKKTVEEVDKYVHKDERLPLLLDRMRDSGAKVFLLTNSEYWYTNAIMEFLLSFPDKNGEVRDWKTYFDFIGVDACKPVYFSDGTIMRQVDCDTGALKLGTHTGKLRKGQVYSGGSCDVFTELMGAKGKDVLYVGDHIFGDILKSKKIRGWRTFLVVPELVQELHVWTEKCSLFTKLQTLDVMLGDLYKNLDSSTNERPDLSKVRSAIKEVTHEMDLSYGMLGSVFRSGSRQTHFSTQVSRYADVYASTLLNLIYYPFSYMFRAPAMLMPHESTVAHEQRFQVGDGPISTRSRASSVQGDTLENLQSKRPKVLERTQSLVPHARAETPKRVTHHHDEDDSEEESDKSS; encoded by the exons ggtGTTCGTCAACCGTAGCTTGCACTTGGAAAAGATCCGCTTCTTCGGTTTTGACATGGACTATACACTAGCAG AGTACAAATCTCCCCAGTACGAGACACTCGGATTCAACCTGCTGAAAGAGCGTCTCATCATGATTGGTTATCCCGAAGAAATCAAGGAATTCGAATATGATCCCACGTTCCCCACAAG AGGTCTGTGGTTTGACCGTGTCTACGGAAACTTGCTCAAAGTGGATGGCTTCGGCAATATTCTTGTTTGCGTTCACGGGTTCAAGTTCCTAAAACC ATCTGAAGTCTATGAGCTTTACCCAAACAAATTCATTCAGCTGGACGAATCCAGAATCTATGTGATGAACACCCTCTTCAACCTGCCGGAGATTTACATGATTGCCTGCCTCATAGACTTCTTCAGCAACTCTCCTCAGTATGTTAAGCTTCCAGAAGGAATCAAGTCAGGGGATCTGTACATGAGCTTCAAGAGCATATTCCAGGACATCAGAGGAGCTGTGGATTGGGTTCACATGAag ggagatttaaaaaagaaaacagtcgaAGAGGTTGACAAGTACGTCCACAAAGACGAGCGCCTGCCTCTGTTGTTGGACCGAATGAGGGATTCTGGGGCGAAGGTGTTCCTCCTCACAAACTCTGAATACTGGTACACAAATGCCATCATGGAGTTCCTACTTAGTTTCCCTGATAAG AATGGAGAAGTGAGAGACTGGAAAACCTACTTTGACTTCATTGGTGTAGATGCCTGTAAGCCAGTGTACTTTAGTGATGGAACTATCATGAGACAAGTTGACTGTGACACCGGCGCCCTCAAGCTTGGCACTCACACAGGAAAGCTCAGGAAAGGACAAGTCTATTCTGGAG GAAGTTGTGATGTCTTTACTGAACTGATGGGTGCCAAGGGAAAGGATGTCTTATATGTTGGAGATCACATTTTTGGTGACATTTTAAAGAGCAAGAAGATCAGAGGGTGGCGTACTTTCCTAGTAGTACCAGAATTGGTTCAAGAACTTCACGTATGGACCGAGAAGTGTTCCTTGTTCACCAAACTACAGACTTTAGATGTCATGCTGGGAGATCTATACAA GAACCTAGACTCAAGTACCAATGAAAGACCAGACTTGAGCAAAGTCAGAAGTGCTATAAAGGAAGTTACTCATGAGATGGATTTGAGCTATGGCATGCTTGGTTCAGTATTCAGATCAGGATCAAGACAAACTCACTTTTCTACACAG GTTTCAAGATATGCTGATGTGTATGCATCTACATTATTGAATTTAATCTATTACCCCTTCAGTTACATGTTCCGTGCCCCAGCTATGCTT ATGCCTCATGAGTCTACTGTGGCACATGAGCAACGCTTCCAGGTTGGCGATGGTCCTATTTCCACACGTTCCCGAGCTTCCAGTGTTCAAGGAGATACTTTAGAGAATCTACAGTCGAAGAGGCCTAAG GTTCTAGAGAGAACTCAGTCATTGGTGCCTCATGCAAGGGCAGAAACCCCAAAGAGAGTAACTCATCATCACGATGAAGATGACTCAGAAGAAGAGAGTGACAAGTCTTCCTAA
- the Nt5b gene encoding cytosolic purine 5'-nucleotidase isoform X7, whose protein sequence is MDVLAPNTNGTFCPLMGQEHPGHDIPDQRVFVNRSLHLEKIRFFGFDMDYTLAEYKSPQYETLGFNLLKERLIMIGYPEEIKEFEYDPTFPTRGLWFDRVYGNLLKVDGFGNILVCVHGFKFLKPSEVYELYPNKFIQLDESRIYVMNTLFNLPEIYMIACLIDFFSNSPQYVKLPEGIKSGDLYMSFKSIFQDIRGAVDWVHMKGDLKKKTVEEVDKYVHKDERLPLLLDRMRDSGAKVFLLTNSEYWYTNAIMEFLLSFPDKNGEVRDWKTYFDFIGVDACKPVYFSDGTIMRQVDCDTGALKLGTHTGKLRKGQVYSGGSCDVFTELMGAKGKDVLYVGDHIFGDILKSKKIRGWRTFLVVPELVQELHVWTEKCSLFTKLQTLDVMLGDLYKNLDSSTNERPDLSKVRSAIKEVTHEMDLSYGMLGSVFRSGSRQTHFSTQVSRYADVYASTLLNLIYYPFSYMFRAPAMLMPHESTVAHEQRFQVGDGPISTRSRASSVQGDTLENLQSKRPKVRVLERTQSLVPHARAETPKRVTHHHDEDDSEEESDKSS, encoded by the exons ggtGTTCGTCAACCGTAGCTTGCACTTGGAAAAGATCCGCTTCTTCGGTTTTGACATGGACTATACACTAGCAG AGTACAAATCTCCCCAGTACGAGACACTCGGATTCAACCTGCTGAAAGAGCGTCTCATCATGATTGGTTATCCCGAAGAAATCAAGGAATTCGAATATGATCCCACGTTCCCCACAAG AGGTCTGTGGTTTGACCGTGTCTACGGAAACTTGCTCAAAGTGGATGGCTTCGGCAATATTCTTGTTTGCGTTCACGGGTTCAAGTTCCTAAAACC ATCTGAAGTCTATGAGCTTTACCCAAACAAATTCATTCAGCTGGACGAATCCAGAATCTATGTGATGAACACCCTCTTCAACCTGCCGGAGATTTACATGATTGCCTGCCTCATAGACTTCTTCAGCAACTCTCCTCAGTATGTTAAGCTTCCAGAAGGAATCAAGTCAGGGGATCTGTACATGAGCTTCAAGAGCATATTCCAGGACATCAGAGGAGCTGTGGATTGGGTTCACATGAag ggagatttaaaaaagaaaacagtcgaAGAGGTTGACAAGTACGTCCACAAAGACGAGCGCCTGCCTCTGTTGTTGGACCGAATGAGGGATTCTGGGGCGAAGGTGTTCCTCCTCACAAACTCTGAATACTGGTACACAAATGCCATCATGGAGTTCCTACTTAGTTTCCCTGATAAG AATGGAGAAGTGAGAGACTGGAAAACCTACTTTGACTTCATTGGTGTAGATGCCTGTAAGCCAGTGTACTTTAGTGATGGAACTATCATGAGACAAGTTGACTGTGACACCGGCGCCCTCAAGCTTGGCACTCACACAGGAAAGCTCAGGAAAGGACAAGTCTATTCTGGAG GAAGTTGTGATGTCTTTACTGAACTGATGGGTGCCAAGGGAAAGGATGTCTTATATGTTGGAGATCACATTTTTGGTGACATTTTAAAGAGCAAGAAGATCAGAGGGTGGCGTACTTTCCTAGTAGTACCAGAATTGGTTCAAGAACTTCACGTATGGACCGAGAAGTGTTCCTTGTTCACCAAACTACAGACTTTAGATGTCATGCTGGGAGATCTATACAA GAACCTAGACTCAAGTACCAATGAAAGACCAGACTTGAGCAAAGTCAGAAGTGCTATAAAGGAAGTTACTCATGAGATGGATTTGAGCTATGGCATGCTTGGTTCAGTATTCAGATCAGGATCAAGACAAACTCACTTTTCTACACAG GTTTCAAGATATGCTGATGTGTATGCATCTACATTATTGAATTTAATCTATTACCCCTTCAGTTACATGTTCCGTGCCCCAGCTATGCTT ATGCCTCATGAGTCTACTGTGGCACATGAGCAACGCTTCCAGGTTGGCGATGGTCCTATTTCCACACGTTCCCGAGCTTCCAGTGTTCAAGGAGATACTTTAGAGAATCTACAGTCGAAGAGGCCTAAGGTTAGA GTTCTAGAGAGAACTCAGTCATTGGTGCCTCATGCAAGGGCAGAAACCCCAAAGAGAGTAACTCATCATCACGATGAAGATGACTCAGAAGAAGAGAGTGACAAGTCTTCCTAA
- the Nt5b gene encoding cytosolic purine 5'-nucleotidase isoform X6 has product MEESDVVTPLEPLTPSSCGGGISASSSSEFTKKYYREVPHRVFVNRSLHLEKIRFFGFDMDYTLAEYKSPQYETLGFNLLKERLIMIGYPEEIKEFEYDPTFPTRGLWFDRVYGNLLKVDGFGNILVCVHGFKFLKPSEVYELYPNKFIQLDESRIYVMNTLFNLPEIYMIACLIDFFSNSPQYVKLPEGIKSGDLYMSFKSIFQDIRGAVDWVHMKGDLKKKTVEEVDKYVHKDERLPLLLDRMRDSGAKVFLLTNSEYWYTNAIMEFLLSFPDKNGEVRDWKTYFDFIGVDACKPVYFSDGTIMRQVDCDTGALKLGTHTGKLRKGQVYSGGSCDVFTELMGAKGKDVLYVGDHIFGDILKSKKIRGWRTFLVVPELVQELHVWTEKCSLFTKLQTLDVMLGDLYKNLDSSTNERPDLSKVRSAIKEVTHEMDLSYGMLGSVFRSGSRQTHFSTQVSRYADVYASTLLNLIYYPFSYMFRAPAMLMPHESTVAHEQRFQVGDGPISTRSRASSVQGDTLENLQSKRPKVLERTQSLVPHARAETPKRVTHHHDEDDSEEESDKSS; this is encoded by the exons ggtGTTCGTCAACCGTAGCTTGCACTTGGAAAAGATCCGCTTCTTCGGTTTTGACATGGACTATACACTAGCAG AGTACAAATCTCCCCAGTACGAGACACTCGGATTCAACCTGCTGAAAGAGCGTCTCATCATGATTGGTTATCCCGAAGAAATCAAGGAATTCGAATATGATCCCACGTTCCCCACAAG AGGTCTGTGGTTTGACCGTGTCTACGGAAACTTGCTCAAAGTGGATGGCTTCGGCAATATTCTTGTTTGCGTTCACGGGTTCAAGTTCCTAAAACC ATCTGAAGTCTATGAGCTTTACCCAAACAAATTCATTCAGCTGGACGAATCCAGAATCTATGTGATGAACACCCTCTTCAACCTGCCGGAGATTTACATGATTGCCTGCCTCATAGACTTCTTCAGCAACTCTCCTCAGTATGTTAAGCTTCCAGAAGGAATCAAGTCAGGGGATCTGTACATGAGCTTCAAGAGCATATTCCAGGACATCAGAGGAGCTGTGGATTGGGTTCACATGAag ggagatttaaaaaagaaaacagtcgaAGAGGTTGACAAGTACGTCCACAAAGACGAGCGCCTGCCTCTGTTGTTGGACCGAATGAGGGATTCTGGGGCGAAGGTGTTCCTCCTCACAAACTCTGAATACTGGTACACAAATGCCATCATGGAGTTCCTACTTAGTTTCCCTGATAAG AATGGAGAAGTGAGAGACTGGAAAACCTACTTTGACTTCATTGGTGTAGATGCCTGTAAGCCAGTGTACTTTAGTGATGGAACTATCATGAGACAAGTTGACTGTGACACCGGCGCCCTCAAGCTTGGCACTCACACAGGAAAGCTCAGGAAAGGACAAGTCTATTCTGGAG GAAGTTGTGATGTCTTTACTGAACTGATGGGTGCCAAGGGAAAGGATGTCTTATATGTTGGAGATCACATTTTTGGTGACATTTTAAAGAGCAAGAAGATCAGAGGGTGGCGTACTTTCCTAGTAGTACCAGAATTGGTTCAAGAACTTCACGTATGGACCGAGAAGTGTTCCTTGTTCACCAAACTACAGACTTTAGATGTCATGCTGGGAGATCTATACAA GAACCTAGACTCAAGTACCAATGAAAGACCAGACTTGAGCAAAGTCAGAAGTGCTATAAAGGAAGTTACTCATGAGATGGATTTGAGCTATGGCATGCTTGGTTCAGTATTCAGATCAGGATCAAGACAAACTCACTTTTCTACACAG GTTTCAAGATATGCTGATGTGTATGCATCTACATTATTGAATTTAATCTATTACCCCTTCAGTTACATGTTCCGTGCCCCAGCTATGCTT ATGCCTCATGAGTCTACTGTGGCACATGAGCAACGCTTCCAGGTTGGCGATGGTCCTATTTCCACACGTTCCCGAGCTTCCAGTGTTCAAGGAGATACTTTAGAGAATCTACAGTCGAAGAGGCCTAAG GTTCTAGAGAGAACTCAGTCATTGGTGCCTCATGCAAGGGCAGAAACCCCAAAGAGAGTAACTCATCATCACGATGAAGATGACTCAGAAGAAGAGAGTGACAAGTCTTCCTAA
- the Nt5b gene encoding cytosolic purine 5'-nucleotidase isoform X5, producing MEESDVVTPLEPLTPSSCGGGISASSSSEFTKKYYREVPHRVFVNRSLHLEKIRFFGFDMDYTLAEYKSPQYETLGFNLLKERLIMIGYPEEIKEFEYDPTFPTRGLWFDRVYGNLLKVDGFGNILVCVHGFKFLKPSEVYELYPNKFIQLDESRIYVMNTLFNLPEIYMIACLIDFFSNSPQYVKLPEGIKSGDLYMSFKSIFQDIRGAVDWVHMKGDLKKKTVEEVDKYVHKDERLPLLLDRMRDSGAKVFLLTNSEYWYTNAIMEFLLSFPDKNGEVRDWKTYFDFIGVDACKPVYFSDGTIMRQVDCDTGALKLGTHTGKLRKGQVYSGGSCDVFTELMGAKGKDVLYVGDHIFGDILKSKKIRGWRTFLVVPELVQELHVWTEKCSLFTKLQTLDVMLGDLYKNLDSSTNERPDLSKVRSAIKEVTHEMDLSYGMLGSVFRSGSRQTHFSTQVSRYADVYASTLLNLIYYPFSYMFRAPAMLMPHESTVAHEQRFQVGDGPISTRSRASSVQGDTLENLQSKRPKVRVLERTQSLVPHARAETPKRVTHHHDEDDSEEESDKSS from the exons ggtGTTCGTCAACCGTAGCTTGCACTTGGAAAAGATCCGCTTCTTCGGTTTTGACATGGACTATACACTAGCAG AGTACAAATCTCCCCAGTACGAGACACTCGGATTCAACCTGCTGAAAGAGCGTCTCATCATGATTGGTTATCCCGAAGAAATCAAGGAATTCGAATATGATCCCACGTTCCCCACAAG AGGTCTGTGGTTTGACCGTGTCTACGGAAACTTGCTCAAAGTGGATGGCTTCGGCAATATTCTTGTTTGCGTTCACGGGTTCAAGTTCCTAAAACC ATCTGAAGTCTATGAGCTTTACCCAAACAAATTCATTCAGCTGGACGAATCCAGAATCTATGTGATGAACACCCTCTTCAACCTGCCGGAGATTTACATGATTGCCTGCCTCATAGACTTCTTCAGCAACTCTCCTCAGTATGTTAAGCTTCCAGAAGGAATCAAGTCAGGGGATCTGTACATGAGCTTCAAGAGCATATTCCAGGACATCAGAGGAGCTGTGGATTGGGTTCACATGAag ggagatttaaaaaagaaaacagtcgaAGAGGTTGACAAGTACGTCCACAAAGACGAGCGCCTGCCTCTGTTGTTGGACCGAATGAGGGATTCTGGGGCGAAGGTGTTCCTCCTCACAAACTCTGAATACTGGTACACAAATGCCATCATGGAGTTCCTACTTAGTTTCCCTGATAAG AATGGAGAAGTGAGAGACTGGAAAACCTACTTTGACTTCATTGGTGTAGATGCCTGTAAGCCAGTGTACTTTAGTGATGGAACTATCATGAGACAAGTTGACTGTGACACCGGCGCCCTCAAGCTTGGCACTCACACAGGAAAGCTCAGGAAAGGACAAGTCTATTCTGGAG GAAGTTGTGATGTCTTTACTGAACTGATGGGTGCCAAGGGAAAGGATGTCTTATATGTTGGAGATCACATTTTTGGTGACATTTTAAAGAGCAAGAAGATCAGAGGGTGGCGTACTTTCCTAGTAGTACCAGAATTGGTTCAAGAACTTCACGTATGGACCGAGAAGTGTTCCTTGTTCACCAAACTACAGACTTTAGATGTCATGCTGGGAGATCTATACAA GAACCTAGACTCAAGTACCAATGAAAGACCAGACTTGAGCAAAGTCAGAAGTGCTATAAAGGAAGTTACTCATGAGATGGATTTGAGCTATGGCATGCTTGGTTCAGTATTCAGATCAGGATCAAGACAAACTCACTTTTCTACACAG GTTTCAAGATATGCTGATGTGTATGCATCTACATTATTGAATTTAATCTATTACCCCTTCAGTTACATGTTCCGTGCCCCAGCTATGCTT ATGCCTCATGAGTCTACTGTGGCACATGAGCAACGCTTCCAGGTTGGCGATGGTCCTATTTCCACACGTTCCCGAGCTTCCAGTGTTCAAGGAGATACTTTAGAGAATCTACAGTCGAAGAGGCCTAAGGTTAGA GTTCTAGAGAGAACTCAGTCATTGGTGCCTCATGCAAGGGCAGAAACCCCAAAGAGAGTAACTCATCATCACGATGAAGATGACTCAGAAGAAGAGAGTGACAAGTCTTCCTAA